The proteins below are encoded in one region of Cololabis saira isolate AMF1-May2022 chromosome 13, fColSai1.1, whole genome shotgun sequence:
- the LOC133458468 gene encoding chloride channel CLIC-like protein 1 isoform X2 produces MRLLVLVSLLSLSLSADGQRADEDWLDPYDMLNYDASTKTMRKPAEPTSHTDEPPKRRELIQDPSQAELTACRQEVAELQRKHGDQQKTIKLMSQQPTCNPVFKRFLSRLLKEIKRVGVPSDSTDVFYDAKVKLSMRAVAEIQSLLDGEDRWRTGALDDAISQILVDLKPHDYEAWKWHFEDSFGVDLDTVLKIGMFVLIISATICTQLWSKVSWFVQFRRLFAVCFFVSILWNWFYLYKIAFAEHQNNIIKMDSVNDKCTGVKKIDWSDSLKEWFRSTWTLQDDPCKRYYEVLMVNPVLLVPPTKAISLTITTFITDPLKHIGQGISEFLRALLKDLPFTLQIPVLLTIVFSILVVVYGSVQAVFQHGLMAPLRRPRRDPPPPELEEPQRRPLRLEDRRYLGGGDAPAPEPEPEPEPQYVPRHRVHNARIQRNNIHQRRVREEPAPIRVQTLRAADPQYSEDEMDNQRHQESPEPQENLSAESDSENQQEMQKEINTAGANGGAVNTVQSKPKHTKSVSSQSKLRGKEDVSQDEASGDGAGARSQPPEEQSSQTDVHDPDVSAEDRRRIELIGVPVQETGPAAE; encoded by the exons CCAACAAGCCACACTGATGAGCCCCCCAAGAGAAGAGAGCTTATTCAGGACCCGAGCCAGGCTGAGCTTACAGCCTGTCGTCAAGAAGTGGCGGAGCTGCAGAGAaag CATGGAGATCAGCAGAAGACGATCAAGCTTATGTCACAGCAACCAACATGCAATCCAGTGTTCAAGAGATTCCTTAGCAGGCTCCTGAAGGAAATAAAAAGAGTTGGTGTG CCCAGTGATTCCACAGATGTTTTCTATGATGCCAAAGTCAAGCTGTCCATGCGAGCCGTGGCAGAGATTCAGTCCCTCTTGGATGGTGAAGACAGATGGAGAACAGGGGCTCTGGACGACGCCATCAGTCAGATACTCGTGGACCTTAAACCTCACGATTATGAGGCCTGGAAGTGGCACTTTGAAGACTCTTTTGGTGTCGATCTTGACACTGTGTTAAAA ATCGGGATGTTTGTTTTGATTATATCAGCTACCATCTGCACCCAACTCTGGTCAAAAGTCTCCTGGTTTGTGCAGTTCAGAAGGCTGTTTGCCGTCTGCTTCTTTGTCAGCATCCTCTGGAATTGGTTCTATCTGTACAAG ATTGCTTTTGCCGAGCACCAGAACAATATAATAAAGATGGACAGTGTCAACGACAAATGTACTGGAGTGAAGAAAATTGACTGGAGCGATAGTCTAAAAG AGTGGTTCAGAAGCACCTGGACTCTTCAAGATGACCCGTGTAAGAGATACTATGAAGTCCTCATGGTCAACCCCGTCCTGCTGGTACCTCCAACCAAG GCAATTTCATTGACCATAACAACCTTCATCACGGACCCTTTGAAACATATTGGGCAGGGAATCAGCGAGTTTCTTCGAGCCCTCCTGAAAGATCTGCCATTCACTCTACAGATCCCAGTCCTTCTCACTATTGTCTTCTCAATTTTG GTGGTTGTGTATGGAAGTGTGCAGGCAGTCTTTCAGCATGGCCTCATGGCACCGCTACGTCGCCCTCGAAGGGATCCACCGCCTCCAGAGCTGGAGGAGCCGCAACGCCGTCCTCTGAGGCTTGAGGACCGTCGTTACTTAGGAGGAGGTGACGCACCtgcacctgaaccagaaccagaacctgaacctcaGTATGTCCCGAGGCACCGAGTCCACAATGCCCGAATACAAAGGAATAACATTCATCAGAGGCGTGTCAGAGAGGAGCCAGCACCCATTAGAGTACAGACACTAAGAGCTGCCGACCCTCAGTACAGTGAGGATGAGATGGATAATCAGCGGCACCAGGAAAGTCCTGAGCCACAGGAGAATTTATCTGCTGAGTCAGACTCTGAAAACCAGCAGGAAATGCAAAAGGAGATCAATACTGCAGGTGCTAATGGTGGCGCAGTCAACACAGTCCAATCAAAACCAAAACACACTAAATCAGTTTCATCACAATCCAAGTTAAGAGGGAAGGAGGACGTTTCTCAAGATGAAGCCAGCGGAGATGGTGCAGGAGCCAGATCTCAACCACCTGAAGAACAGTCTTCACAGACTGATGTTCAT GATCCAGATGTGTCAGCGGAAGACAGGAGACGCATTGAGCTCATTGGAGTTCCTGTTCAGGAGACGGGTCCAGCAGCTGAGTAG
- the LOC133458468 gene encoding chloride channel CLIC-like protein 1 isoform X1 — protein sequence MRLLVLVSLLSLSLSADGQRADEDWLDPYDMLNYDASTKTMRKPAEPTSHTDEPPKRRELIQDPSQAELTACRQEVAELQRKHGDQQKTIKLMSQQPTCNPVFKRFLSRLLKEIKRVGVPSDSTDVFYDAKVKLSMRAVAEIQSLLDGEDRWRTGALDDAISQILVDLKPHDYEAWKWHFEDSFGVDLDTVLKIGMFVLIISATICTQLWSKVSWFVQFRRLFAVCFFVSILWNWFYLYKIAFAEHQNNIIKMDSVNDKCTGVKKIDWSDSLKEWFRSTWTLQDDPCKRYYEVLMVNPVLLVPPTKAISLTITTFITDPLKHIGQGISEFLRALLKDLPFTLQIPVLLTIVFSILVVVYGSVQAVFQHGLMAPLRRPRRDPPPPELEEPQRRPLRLEDRRYLGGGDAPAPEPEPEPEPQYVPRHRVHNARIQRNNIHQRRVREEPAPIRVQTLRAADPQYSEDEMDNQRHQESPEPQENLSAESDSENQQEMQKEINTAGANGGAVNTVQSKPKHTKSVSSQSKLRGKEDVSQDEASGDGAGARSQPPEEQSSQTDVHPACTNGMVNFQPLNKLDPDVSAEDRRRIELIGVPVQETGPAAE from the exons CCAACAAGCCACACTGATGAGCCCCCCAAGAGAAGAGAGCTTATTCAGGACCCGAGCCAGGCTGAGCTTACAGCCTGTCGTCAAGAAGTGGCGGAGCTGCAGAGAaag CATGGAGATCAGCAGAAGACGATCAAGCTTATGTCACAGCAACCAACATGCAATCCAGTGTTCAAGAGATTCCTTAGCAGGCTCCTGAAGGAAATAAAAAGAGTTGGTGTG CCCAGTGATTCCACAGATGTTTTCTATGATGCCAAAGTCAAGCTGTCCATGCGAGCCGTGGCAGAGATTCAGTCCCTCTTGGATGGTGAAGACAGATGGAGAACAGGGGCTCTGGACGACGCCATCAGTCAGATACTCGTGGACCTTAAACCTCACGATTATGAGGCCTGGAAGTGGCACTTTGAAGACTCTTTTGGTGTCGATCTTGACACTGTGTTAAAA ATCGGGATGTTTGTTTTGATTATATCAGCTACCATCTGCACCCAACTCTGGTCAAAAGTCTCCTGGTTTGTGCAGTTCAGAAGGCTGTTTGCCGTCTGCTTCTTTGTCAGCATCCTCTGGAATTGGTTCTATCTGTACAAG ATTGCTTTTGCCGAGCACCAGAACAATATAATAAAGATGGACAGTGTCAACGACAAATGTACTGGAGTGAAGAAAATTGACTGGAGCGATAGTCTAAAAG AGTGGTTCAGAAGCACCTGGACTCTTCAAGATGACCCGTGTAAGAGATACTATGAAGTCCTCATGGTCAACCCCGTCCTGCTGGTACCTCCAACCAAG GCAATTTCATTGACCATAACAACCTTCATCACGGACCCTTTGAAACATATTGGGCAGGGAATCAGCGAGTTTCTTCGAGCCCTCCTGAAAGATCTGCCATTCACTCTACAGATCCCAGTCCTTCTCACTATTGTCTTCTCAATTTTG GTGGTTGTGTATGGAAGTGTGCAGGCAGTCTTTCAGCATGGCCTCATGGCACCGCTACGTCGCCCTCGAAGGGATCCACCGCCTCCAGAGCTGGAGGAGCCGCAACGCCGTCCTCTGAGGCTTGAGGACCGTCGTTACTTAGGAGGAGGTGACGCACCtgcacctgaaccagaaccagaacctgaacctcaGTATGTCCCGAGGCACCGAGTCCACAATGCCCGAATACAAAGGAATAACATTCATCAGAGGCGTGTCAGAGAGGAGCCAGCACCCATTAGAGTACAGACACTAAGAGCTGCCGACCCTCAGTACAGTGAGGATGAGATGGATAATCAGCGGCACCAGGAAAGTCCTGAGCCACAGGAGAATTTATCTGCTGAGTCAGACTCTGAAAACCAGCAGGAAATGCAAAAGGAGATCAATACTGCAGGTGCTAATGGTGGCGCAGTCAACACAGTCCAATCAAAACCAAAACACACTAAATCAGTTTCATCACAATCCAAGTTAAGAGGGAAGGAGGACGTTTCTCAAGATGAAGCCAGCGGAGATGGTGCAGGAGCCAGATCTCAACCACCTGAAGAACAGTCTTCACAGACTGATGTTCAT CCTGCATGCACAAATGGGATGGTGAATTTTCAACCTCTAAATAAACTG GATCCAGATGTGTCAGCGGAAGACAGGAGACGCATTGAGCTCATTGGAGTTCCTGTTCAGGAGACGGGTCCAGCAGCTGAGTAG
- the LOC133458774 gene encoding chloride channel CLIC-like protein 1, giving the protein MMSNHFEIGIFVLILSAFIFSQLWSTVSWFVLFIRLFAIFFFVSIFWNWFYLYKIALAEHQNNIKQMESIREKCTGVGRNGWINNVKEWFRSTWTIQDDPCKKYYAVLMVNPVLQVPPTKAITYTITTFITDPLKQLGQGISEFLRALLKDLPFTLQIPVLLTIVFSILVFLYGSVQAVFQYGIMAPLRRPRTDPPPPELEEPQRRPLRLEDHRYLGGGDAPAPAIAPAPAPAPAPAPAPPPAPAPAPAPAPAPAPAPALTPAPQYVPRHRVHNARIQRNNIHQRRPASVIEEQWTVRIEMDAQRHQECPEEQENLFAESDSENQKEMHGGVE; this is encoded by the exons ATGATGAGTAACCATTTTGAG atcgggatatttgttttgattttatcagctTTCATCTTCAGCCAACTCTGGTCAACGGTCTCCTGGTTTGTGCTGTTCATAAGGCTGTTTGccatctttttctttgtcaGCATCTTCTGGAACTGGTTCTATCTGTACAAG ATTGCCCTTGCTGAGCACCAGAACAATATAAAACAGATGGAAAGTATCAGGGAGAAATGCACTGGAGTGGGGAGAAATGGCTGGATTAATAACGTGAAAG AGTGGTTCAGAAGCACCTGGACTATTCAAGATGACCCGTGTAAGAAATATTATGCAGTCCTCATGGTCAACCCCGTCCTGCAGGTACCTCCAACCAAG GCAATTACATATACCATAACAACCTTCATCACAGACCCTTTGAAACAACTTGGGCAGGGAATCAGCGAGTTTCTTCGAGCCCTCCTGAAAGATCTGCCATTCACTCTGCAGATCCCAGTCCTTCTCACTATTGTCTTCTCAATTTTG GTGTTCCTGTATGGAAGTGTGCAGGCAGTCTTTCAGTATGGCATCATGGCACCGCTACGGCGCCCTCGAACGGATCCACCGCCTCCAGAGCTGGAGGAGCCGCAACGCCGTCCTCTGAGGCTTGAGGACCATCGTTACTTAGGAGGAGGTGACGCACCTGCCCCTGCCATTGCACCTGCCCCTGCCCCTGCCCCTGCCCCTGCCCCTGCCCCTCCACCTGCACCTGCCCCTGCCCCTGCCCCTGcccctgcacctgcacctgcacctgcccTTACCCCTGCACCTCAGTATGTTCCTAGGCACCGAGTCCACAATGCCCGAATACAAAGGAATAACATTCATCAGCGGCGACCTGCCAGTGTCATAGAGGAGCAGTGGACAGTGAGGATAGAGATGGATGCTCAGCGGCACCAGGAATGTCCTGAGGAACAGGAGAATTTATTTGCtgaatcagactctgaaaaccAGAAGGAAATGCATGGAGGAGTTGAATGA
- the mcoln2 gene encoding mucolipin-2 isoform X1, whose protein sequence is MELLVRYLERSNSLSSVMTQDVIKEESLRDDLKYYFMSPCEKYRARRHLPWKMGVQILKIAMITTQLILFGLNNQLVVSYKEENTMALKKLFLKDYSGVDEDDYSVAVYTQRGLYDSLFYVLDQYSQLGELSVGPISYAEDDYGKLLPVKLCKDHYKRGSVESSDEAFDIDARLETECMSHDPKTANQWKTQNASFFDLHFHRLVKITINFQLKGINLQTVRSRELPDCYSFYVTITFDNQCHSGKVKIFLDIDTESSACRDWKISGTAQKNTHYLLVFDGFVILVCIISVVLCTRSIILAIRLLQRFSRFFRENFNRSVCADDQKEFLNGWYVLVIISDILAIIGSILKMEIQAKSLTSYDVCSIFLGTSTLMVWVGVIRYLGYFQKYNVLILTMKAAFPKVLRFCCCAGMIYLGYTFCGWIVLGPYHEKFEGLSRVAECLFSLLNGDDMFSTFAELKDKNTLVWLFSRAYLYSFISLFIYMVLSLFIALITDSYETIKNYQRTGFPLTDLQKFLRDQTDFPIIEENGQNVEISHNVLCCCKRVPANDDVILIS, encoded by the exons ATGGAGTTATTGGTACGTTATTTGGAGAGGAGCAACTCTCTTAG CTCTGTCATGACTCAAGATGTTATCAAGGAAGAGAGCCTGAGAGATGATCTAAAGTATTACTTCATGAGCCCTTGTGAGAAGTACAGGGCCCGGCGGCATTTACCCTGGAAAATGGGAGTCCAAATATTGAAGATTGCCATGATCACTACGCAA CTCATTCTGTTTGGTCTCAACAACCAGCTGGTGGTTTCCTATAAGGAGGAAAACACCATGGCCCTGAAAAAACTTTTCCTGAAGGACTACAGTGGGGTGGATGAGGATGACTACAGTGTTGCTGTGTACACGCAGCGTGGTCTCTACGACAGCCTGTTTTATGTCCTCGATCAG TACAGTCAGTTAGGCGAGCTTTCTGTGGGTCCCATCAGTTATGCTGAGGATGATTATGGCAAGCTGCTTCCTGTCAAACTCTGTAAAGACCACTACAAAAGAGGTAGTGTAGAGTCTTCAGATGAGGCTTTTGACATTGATGCACGGCTGGAGACAG AGTGTATGTCACATGATCCCAAAACTGCAAACCAGTGGAAAACCCAGAATGCATCCTTTTTTGATCTGCACTTTCACAG GCTTGTTAAAATCACGATAAACTTCCAGCTTAAAGGAATCAACTTGCAGACCGTTCGTTCACGGGAGTTACCTGACTGTTACTCCTTTTATGTGACG ATCACATTCGATAACCAGTGTCATAGTGGAAAGGTGAAAATATTCTTGGACATAGATACTGAAAGCAGCGCATGCCGAGACTGGAAGATATCTGGGACAG CTCAGAAGAACACGCACTATCTGCTGGTGTTTGATGGGTTTGTCATTCTGGTTTGCATCATATCAGTGGTGTTGTGCACACGCTCCATCATACTGGCCATCAGGTTACTCCAG AGATTCTCACGATTCTTTCGTGAAAACTTCAACCGCAGTGTGTGTGCAGATGATCAGAAGGAGTTTCTCAATGGCTGGTATGTGTTAGTCATCATAAGTGATATCTTGGCCATAATTGGATCCATACTGAAGATGGAAATACAGGCAAAG AGTCTGACGAGTTATGATGTGTGCAGTATCTTCCTGGGAACATCAACATTAATGGTGTGGGTTGGAGTGATAAGATACCTGGGATACTTTCAGAAGTACAAT GTCCTGATTTTAACGATGAAAGCGGCATTCCCCAAAGTCCTCCGTTTCTGCTGCTGTGCTGGCATGATCTATCTTGGCTATACGTTCTGCGGATGGATCGTACTAGGGCCTTACCATGAGAAG TTTGAGGGTCTGAGTCGTGTAGCAGAGTGCCTCTTCTCTCTCCTGAATGGGGACGACATGTTCTCCACGTTCGCCGAGCTAAAGGACAAAAACACTTTGGTGTGGCTCTTCAGTCGGGCTTACCTCTACTCCTTCATCTCCCTGTTCATTTACATGGTGTTGTCACTCTTCATTGCCCTCATCACTGACTCCTATGAGACCATCAAG AACTACCAGAGAACTGGATTCCCACTGACAGACCTGCAAAAATTTCTTCGGGATCAGACAGATTTTCCAATCATAGAGGAGAATGGCCAGAATGTTGAGATCAGCCACAATGTGCTCTGCTGCTGCAAACG
- the mcoln2 gene encoding mucolipin-2 isoform X2, with protein MTQDVIKEESLRDDLKYYFMSPCEKYRARRHLPWKMGVQILKIAMITTQLILFGLNNQLVVSYKEENTMALKKLFLKDYSGVDEDDYSVAVYTQRGLYDSLFYVLDQYSQLGELSVGPISYAEDDYGKLLPVKLCKDHYKRGSVESSDEAFDIDARLETECMSHDPKTANQWKTQNASFFDLHFHRLVKITINFQLKGINLQTVRSRELPDCYSFYVTITFDNQCHSGKVKIFLDIDTESSACRDWKISGTAQKNTHYLLVFDGFVILVCIISVVLCTRSIILAIRLLQRFSRFFRENFNRSVCADDQKEFLNGWYVLVIISDILAIIGSILKMEIQAKSLTSYDVCSIFLGTSTLMVWVGVIRYLGYFQKYNVLILTMKAAFPKVLRFCCCAGMIYLGYTFCGWIVLGPYHEKFEGLSRVAECLFSLLNGDDMFSTFAELKDKNTLVWLFSRAYLYSFISLFIYMVLSLFIALITDSYETIKNYQRTGFPLTDLQKFLRDQTDFPIIEENGQNVEISHNVLCCCKRVPANDDVILIS; from the exons ATGACTCAAGATGTTATCAAGGAAGAGAGCCTGAGAGATGATCTAAAGTATTACTTCATGAGCCCTTGTGAGAAGTACAGGGCCCGGCGGCATTTACCCTGGAAAATGGGAGTCCAAATATTGAAGATTGCCATGATCACTACGCAA CTCATTCTGTTTGGTCTCAACAACCAGCTGGTGGTTTCCTATAAGGAGGAAAACACCATGGCCCTGAAAAAACTTTTCCTGAAGGACTACAGTGGGGTGGATGAGGATGACTACAGTGTTGCTGTGTACACGCAGCGTGGTCTCTACGACAGCCTGTTTTATGTCCTCGATCAG TACAGTCAGTTAGGCGAGCTTTCTGTGGGTCCCATCAGTTATGCTGAGGATGATTATGGCAAGCTGCTTCCTGTCAAACTCTGTAAAGACCACTACAAAAGAGGTAGTGTAGAGTCTTCAGATGAGGCTTTTGACATTGATGCACGGCTGGAGACAG AGTGTATGTCACATGATCCCAAAACTGCAAACCAGTGGAAAACCCAGAATGCATCCTTTTTTGATCTGCACTTTCACAG GCTTGTTAAAATCACGATAAACTTCCAGCTTAAAGGAATCAACTTGCAGACCGTTCGTTCACGGGAGTTACCTGACTGTTACTCCTTTTATGTGACG ATCACATTCGATAACCAGTGTCATAGTGGAAAGGTGAAAATATTCTTGGACATAGATACTGAAAGCAGCGCATGCCGAGACTGGAAGATATCTGGGACAG CTCAGAAGAACACGCACTATCTGCTGGTGTTTGATGGGTTTGTCATTCTGGTTTGCATCATATCAGTGGTGTTGTGCACACGCTCCATCATACTGGCCATCAGGTTACTCCAG AGATTCTCACGATTCTTTCGTGAAAACTTCAACCGCAGTGTGTGTGCAGATGATCAGAAGGAGTTTCTCAATGGCTGGTATGTGTTAGTCATCATAAGTGATATCTTGGCCATAATTGGATCCATACTGAAGATGGAAATACAGGCAAAG AGTCTGACGAGTTATGATGTGTGCAGTATCTTCCTGGGAACATCAACATTAATGGTGTGGGTTGGAGTGATAAGATACCTGGGATACTTTCAGAAGTACAAT GTCCTGATTTTAACGATGAAAGCGGCATTCCCCAAAGTCCTCCGTTTCTGCTGCTGTGCTGGCATGATCTATCTTGGCTATACGTTCTGCGGATGGATCGTACTAGGGCCTTACCATGAGAAG TTTGAGGGTCTGAGTCGTGTAGCAGAGTGCCTCTTCTCTCTCCTGAATGGGGACGACATGTTCTCCACGTTCGCCGAGCTAAAGGACAAAAACACTTTGGTGTGGCTCTTCAGTCGGGCTTACCTCTACTCCTTCATCTCCCTGTTCATTTACATGGTGTTGTCACTCTTCATTGCCCTCATCACTGACTCCTATGAGACCATCAAG AACTACCAGAGAACTGGATTCCCACTGACAGACCTGCAAAAATTTCTTCGGGATCAGACAGATTTTCCAATCATAGAGGAGAATGGCCAGAATGTTGAGATCAGCCACAATGTGCTCTGCTGCTGCAAACG